Genomic segment of Arachnia propionica:
CGGTTCGCCTACATCGAGATGTGGCTGACCGACGCGGGCCTGACGGGCCGTCCCGAATGGGAACCCACCTACCGCGGATGGCTGGCCTACTTCGACCGCCTCGGCATCGACGAGGTCGGCATGGGCTGGATCCTGCTCACGAACTCGGGCCGCGAGACCCCCGAGATCCGGTGCGAGTCGTGGCCGCACGCCGTCGCCCAGCCGGTCGGGGATGTGTTCGCCGCCCACGCCCGTGCCGTCGACGCCGCCCGCCTCGATACCGCCGACCTGCTGGTACTAGCACCGCGCCTGACCGGAGTGGTCGCGGAGACCACCGGCCAGCCCGGGGCCGCCGACCCCGAGCACCTGGTGCTGCGGCAGCGCACCGGGTTGCTGCGCGGGATGCGTCTGAGCACCGTCACGGGAGCTGTGCTGGGGGCCCTCGACGGCGACCTCACCGTCGGGCAGACCATGGCCGCCGTCGCCCAGCTGCTGGAGGTCCCGGCGGAGGAGGTCGCAGCCGAGGCGATCCCCGCCGTCCGGCGGGCTCTGGCGGAGCAGTATCTCATCGCCCGCTGACCGGCATCCGGGTCGGTTCACCGAGCCGAGGTGCCCCGGCCGTCACGCCCCGTCCCGGATTGCACGAAACGCGGAATGCCGTGGGCAAAACAATCCCCGGGCCGGTTTTCACGGCGATTAGTGAGCAAAGGAGAGGACGAAGAAGGGAAGAGGTCTCGCCGCGCCATGAGCAGGGGCGCGTTGCCATCGGAACGCGATACCCACCACCCTAGTTGATCGCTGGATGACCAGACCATGGAATCCATGGCATGCTTTCCCGGTCCAGTAGGAAAGGCAAACCTCAAATGTCTCGTCTGTTCTTCCGCCGAGGGGTCGCGATGGCCCTCGTCGTCGGCCTGGGAATCGCCTTCCAGGCCCCGGGCGCCCACGCCGACACCGTCGACCTCGAGGTGGACGCGGTGACCTATCGCGTCGACCCGGACGCGCCCGGACAGGGGGCGACGCTGGTCGGGTTCAACCGGGCCAAGATAGCCCGCAACCTCACCATCCCCGCCACCGTCACCCACAACGGCACCGCTTATCCGGTCAAACGCATCGGTGAGGAGGGGCTGCGTTCGGCCCGCCTGCAGGCCGTCACGCTGCCCGACGGGCTGGAGGAGATCGGGAAGGCCGCCTTCTACGGCAACTCCATCGACGACCTGGTGATCCCGGACTCGGTGGTCGGCATCGGCGAGCAGGCGTTCATGAACAACCACATGAAAACCGTCGTGCTGCCGAAGAAACTCGCCGAGATCAAGGCGTCCACGTTCGTCAACAACAACCTCACCTCGATCGACCTTCCGGCCGGGCTCACGACCATCGGACCGGCGGCCTTCGCGTCGTGCCGCCTGACCTCGCTGGTGCTGCCCGAATCGGTAACCTCCGTCGGCACCTCCGCGTTCGAGGCGAACGCCCTGACCAGCGTCACCATCCCCAAGGGGTTGACGTCGCTGGCCGCGGGGATGTTCTCCAACAACAAACTCACATTCGTGGAGATCCCGGAGACCGTGACATCGCTGGGTAGTGAGGTGTTCGCGGGCAACAAACTCACCTCGCTGAAGCTGCCGAAATCCATCACCACCATCCCGGAGCGGGCCTTCCACAGCAACGCCCTGACGTCGGTGACCCTGCCGGAGGGACTCACCGAGATCCAGGAGGCCGCTTTTGAGTACAACAACCTCACCTCGCTGACCATTCCGGCCAAGGTCACCACCATCGCCAAACGCGCCTTCGGTAGCAATGCCCTTACCTCGGTGAGGATGGAGGGCCCCGCACCCAGCATCCACGCGCCCGGCCGCTGGAACCCCAACGTCGGTTCCTTCGGTGACCCGCGCGACCTGAAGGTCAGCTACTACTGCCACCTCTCCGACGGCTACACCAAACCCACGTGGAGCGGCTACACCCTCGCCGGCGAGTGCATCGTCGTCACGGCCAAGGGTAGCGGCGCTACCGAACCCGCCAAGCCGTCCTTCGACCCGAACGCCGACGACGACGGCGACGGTTTCACCAACGGCGAGGAGGTGGAGGCGGGAACCGACCCGTTCGATCCGGCCAGTCACCCGGCCCGGCCTGCCCCGTCCCCGTCGTCGACCGCTTCGCCGGCCCCCACCCCGACCGGCGCCACCAGCTGGGCCGTGAAGCCGGTCCGCCCGGGTCTGCCGAGGACCGGAGTCACCAATTCCTGAACCGGGGCGACTCGGACGAGGGCTTCCAAACGCAACCCGCCTGCCTCGTGACCGGTGGTATACGCGAGACTGTCTCAGTTCCGGATTAGCAGAAAGCAGGACATGGACAGGAAGCAAGAAATCCCTCCGGGGGAGCGGGATGAGGGCGTCAGGGATTTCCTGTTCCTGCACCACGACGTCGAAGGACCGTGCCGGGACCCCTGGGAAGACACGAGGAGCGAATCATGAGCGCCCTGGAACGTTTTCAGGACTGGTACCTGGCGCAGTGCGATGGGAAGTGGGAAGGTGACCGTGGAATCACGGTCGGCACCCTCGATGGCCCGGGCTGGCGGGTCTCGGTTGATCTGACGGGCACCTATCTGGAGAACGCCGGGTTTGAGGAGTTCGTCGTGGAACGTCTTGAGGACGACTGGGCCCACGCCCGCGTCGTGGAATCCACCGAGCCGGCCTGGCATCGCCGCTTCGAGGCGTTCTGCGGGCCCAGGAGCCTCACCGAGGCCCTGGAAATTTTCCTCGATTGGGCGGAATCCCCGGAGGGATGATGAGCAGGCTGCTTAGTCACCGTGATGCCCGGGGGCTGGTGTGGATCCTGGTCGGCTGCGCCGCGGCGTGGCAGCTGTGGCGCTGGGCTCCTCTGATTCCCGAACTCGTTCCGTGGTGGGGTGCTGGACCGGGGGAACCCGCGGGCCGGAACGCCACGGGCGGATGGGATCCCCGGGTGTTGTTCACCCCGCAGGCGCTGCTGCCGCTGGTCTGCTACGCGCTCGGGCTGACGGTCACGCTGCTGCTGGTGCGACGTCTTC
This window contains:
- a CDS encoding leucine-rich repeat protein; amino-acid sequence: MSRLFFRRGVAMALVVGLGIAFQAPGAHADTVDLEVDAVTYRVDPDAPGQGATLVGFNRAKIARNLTIPATVTHNGTAYPVKRIGEEGLRSARLQAVTLPDGLEEIGKAAFYGNSIDDLVIPDSVVGIGEQAFMNNHMKTVVLPKKLAEIKASTFVNNNLTSIDLPAGLTTIGPAAFASCRLTSLVLPESVTSVGTSAFEANALTSVTIPKGLTSLAAGMFSNNKLTFVEIPETVTSLGSEVFAGNKLTSLKLPKSITTIPERAFHSNALTSVTLPEGLTEIQEAAFEYNNLTSLTIPAKVTTIAKRAFGSNALTSVRMEGPAPSIHAPGRWNPNVGSFGDPRDLKVSYYCHLSDGYTKPTWSGYTLAGECIVVTAKGSGATEPAKPSFDPNADDDGDGFTNGEEVEAGTDPFDPASHPARPAPSPSSTASPAPTPTGATSWAVKPVRPGLPRTGVTNS
- a CDS encoding immunity 53 family protein, with amino-acid sequence MSALERFQDWYLAQCDGKWEGDRGITVGTLDGPGWRVSVDLTGTYLENAGFEEFVVERLEDDWAHARVVESTEPAWHRRFEAFCGPRSLTEALEIFLDWAESPEG